The window ATTGATTATAAAATCTGCGGGCGCGATCAACTCAATAAAGAAACAGGCGCATTACTGGGGTTTATCAAAGATTTAGAAACCGTGCATCAATCTCTTGTCAATAAACTCCACTTAAATATTTTTGTGGAACAATTAAAGCTTGCAAACGATACAGTGAATAAACACACCAATATTCGCACCAACGAACGCTCTGCAAAAATCGCTGACGCGATGAAACAAGCCCGCATCGCTTGCGAGGTTCTGTCAAATAAACGGTGACATTTAGTTTTTGTTAGCTAAAAAAAGAGCTTTGAAATTTCAAAATTGAAGAAGCGAAAAGCAAAATCAAAGCGATGTTTTTTCAACTCGATTTT of the Hallerella porci genome contains:
- a CDS encoding DUF6261 family protein encodes the protein MLIHFKKSLATDEISKADALRDKIYAGYKKAVQAYLTLPLKDYTEAAVILNQHIIDYKICGRDQLNKETGALLGFIKDLETVHQSLVNKLHLNIFVEQLKLANDTVNKHTNIRTNERSAKIADAMKQARIACEVLSNKR